In Flavobacterium sp. N1736, the following are encoded in one genomic region:
- a CDS encoding YMGG-like glycine zipper-containing protein, producing the protein MKTIYIVLAALIIVSCQNQSNQDMKKAKQASIDSMKVEIEKQKVMDSMKTEMANIKEQQKVESQKVVVVHQQANGTATTTTTTKKKGWSATAKGAVIGAGVGAATGAIVSKKKGEGAIIGGLAGAALGTGTGAVIDSKNKKE; encoded by the coding sequence ATGAAAACTATATATATAGTATTAGCAGCTTTAATCATTGTTTCTTGTCAGAATCAATCGAATCAGGATATGAAAAAAGCAAAACAGGCAAGTATAGATTCCATGAAAGTTGAAATTGAAAAACAAAAAGTAATGGATTCAATGAAAACTGAAATGGCTAACATAAAAGAACAGCAAAAAGTAGAATCCCAAAAAGTAGTAGTAGTTCATCAGCAGGCTAATGGAACTGCAACTACAACAACTACAACAAAAAAGAAAGGCTGGAGCGCTACTGCTAAAGGTGCCGTAATTGGAGCCGGAGTTGGTGCTGCAACAGGAGCAATTGTGAGTAAGAAAAAAGGTGAAGGTGCTATTATTGGTGGTTTGGCCGGTGCCGCTTTAGGAACTGGAACAGGTGCTGTTATAGATAGCAAAAATAAAAAGGAATAG
- the kynU gene encoding kynureninase: MTFQNTREFARALDSQDTLNHYQDQFIFPKVNDKRVIYFTGNSLGLQPKRTKAYIDEVMNDWAELAVEGHFYAGKPWWDYQERFAEPLSKIVGALPSEVTVMNTLTVNLHLLMVSFYQPKGKRYKIICEEKAFPSDQYMFQSQVNFHGYKPEDAIVEIKRRDGEHNIRLEDVLAKIEEVGDELALVLIGGVNYYTGQVFDIKTITAAGHKAGAKVGWDLAHAAGNIKLELHDWNVDFAAWCSYKYMNSGPGNASGCFVHEKHHNDPDLPRFAGWWGHNKERRFKMEPTFDPVHGAGGWQISNLPVLSLAPYLASVEMFAEVGMDALIAKRDHITSYLEFILHEIDKEVKGNFEIITPSNPEERASQLSVFLHGEGRSLFDFLMKNGVITDWREPNVIRLAPVPLYCSYEDMYDFGQILKKGILG, encoded by the coding sequence ATGACTTTTCAAAATACACGCGAATTTGCGCGAGCGCTTGATTCGCAAGACACATTAAACCATTATCAGGATCAATTTATATTTCCTAAAGTAAATGACAAACGCGTTATTTATTTTACAGGAAACTCTTTAGGATTACAGCCAAAACGTACCAAAGCATACATTGATGAAGTTATGAATGATTGGGCAGAATTAGCTGTTGAAGGTCATTTCTATGCTGGGAAACCGTGGTGGGATTATCAGGAAAGATTTGCAGAACCACTAAGTAAAATTGTTGGCGCTTTGCCATCAGAAGTTACAGTGATGAATACTTTAACGGTGAATCTTCATTTGTTGATGGTTTCTTTTTATCAGCCAAAAGGCAAACGTTATAAAATTATCTGCGAAGAAAAAGCCTTTCCTTCAGATCAATATATGTTTCAGAGTCAGGTTAATTTTCATGGCTATAAACCAGAAGATGCTATTGTAGAAATTAAACGTCGCGATGGCGAACATAATATTCGTCTTGAAGATGTGTTGGCTAAAATTGAAGAAGTTGGTGATGAATTGGCTTTGGTTTTAATTGGCGGCGTAAACTATTATACCGGACAAGTTTTTGATATTAAAACAATCACCGCTGCCGGACATAAAGCAGGTGCAAAAGTAGGTTGGGATTTGGCGCACGCTGCCGGAAATATCAAACTGGAATTGCATGATTGGAATGTGGATTTTGCTGCATGGTGCAGTTACAAGTATATGAACTCAGGTCCGGGAAATGCTTCTGGCTGTTTTGTGCACGAAAAACATCATAACGATCCTGATTTACCAAGATTTGCCGGTTGGTGGGGACATAATAAAGAACGTCGTTTTAAAATGGAACCAACTTTTGATCCGGTACATGGAGCAGGAGGATGGCAAATTAGTAATTTACCGGTTCTTTCTTTGGCGCCTTATTTAGCTTCTGTAGAAATGTTTGCTGAGGTTGGAATGGATGCTTTGATCGCAAAAAGAGATCATATCACATCGTATTTAGAATTTATTTTACATGAAATTGATAAAGAAGTAAAAGGTAATTTTGAAATTATCACACCTTCAAATCCTGAAGAAAGAGCTTCTCAATTATCTGTTTTTTTACATGGGGAAGGAAGAAGTTTATTCGACTTTTTAATGAAAAACGGAGTTATTACAGATTGGCGTGAACCTAACGTAATTCGTCTTGCACCAGTTCCGTTATATTGTTCTTATGAAGATATGTATGATTTTGGTCAAATTCTAAAAAAAGGAATTTTAGGTTAG
- the queA gene encoding tRNA preQ1(34) S-adenosylmethionine ribosyltransferase-isomerase QueA translates to MKLSHFQFNLPKELLAEFPAENRDESRLMVIDRQKQTIEHKMFKDVINYFDDGDVLILNNTKVFPARLYGNKEKTGARIEVFLLRELNSEQRLWDVLVDPARKIRIGNKLYFGDDDSLVAEVIDNTTSRGRTLRFLYDGSYEEFRNKLTELGETPIPKYINREVTAEDAERYQTIYAKEEGAVAAPTAGLHFSKHLLKKLEIKGVNFAEVTLHVGLGTFNPVEVEDLSKHKMDSEELIIKQEACDIVNAAKANKKRICAVGTTSMRAIESSVSSQNTLNPYEGWTNKFIFPPHDFSIANCMITNFHTPKSTLLMMISAFCGHDLMKRAYEEAIKEGYKFYSYGDAMLIL, encoded by the coding sequence ATGAAATTATCACATTTTCAATTTAATTTACCAAAAGAACTTTTAGCAGAATTTCCAGCAGAAAACAGAGATGAATCTCGTTTAATGGTAATCGATCGTCAAAAACAAACTATAGAGCACAAAATGTTCAAAGATGTTATCAATTATTTTGATGACGGAGACGTTTTGATTCTTAACAATACAAAAGTTTTTCCGGCACGTTTGTACGGAAACAAAGAAAAAACAGGAGCAAGAATTGAAGTTTTCTTATTAAGAGAATTAAATTCAGAGCAACGTCTTTGGGACGTTTTGGTTGATCCGGCTCGTAAAATCAGAATTGGTAACAAACTTTATTTTGGCGACGACGATTCGTTAGTTGCTGAGGTAATTGATAATACTACTTCTCGTGGTAGAACTTTACGTTTTTTATATGACGGTTCTTACGAAGAATTCAGAAATAAATTAACAGAACTTGGAGAAACTCCAATTCCTAAATACATCAACAGAGAAGTAACTGCTGAAGATGCAGAAAGATACCAAACCATTTATGCAAAAGAAGAAGGAGCTGTAGCGGCACCAACTGCTGGTTTGCACTTCTCAAAACACCTTTTGAAAAAATTAGAAATCAAAGGAGTAAATTTTGCAGAAGTAACACTTCACGTTGGTTTAGGAACTTTTAATCCGGTTGAGGTTGAAGATTTATCTAAACACAAAATGGATTCTGAAGAATTGATTATCAAACAAGAAGCCTGCGATATTGTAAATGCTGCAAAAGCAAACAAAAAACGTATTTGCGCTGTTGGAACAACTTCAATGCGTGCTATTGAAAGTTCAGTTTCGTCTCAAAATACTTTAAATCCTTATGAAGGATGGACAAATAAATTCATTTTTCCTCCACACGATTTTAGTATTGCAAACTGTATGATTACCAATTTCCACACGCCAAAATCAACATTATTAATGATGATTTCTGCTTTCTGTGGACATGATTTAATGAAAAGAGCATACGAAGAAGCAATCAAAGAAGGATATAAATTCTATTCTTACGGAGATGCAATGTTGATTCTATAA
- a CDS encoding 3-phosphoshikimate 1-carboxyvinyltransferase, which translates to MNLKLSTNSPFTIDNSQLNITGSKSETNRLLLLKALFPNITLANTSNSDDSEVMQKALIGNEEIVDIHHAGTAMRFLTAYFAVNEGREVVMTGSGRMQERPIKILVEALGQLGVEISYEKEEGYPPIRIKGKKVTASKVTLAANVSSQYISALLLVASKLDNGLELTLEGEITSIPYIKMTLALLNDLDIQTSFEGNVIKVYPKTEVASKEMVVESDWSSASYFFSLVALANSASLTLSSYKKDSLQGDSELVSLYEKIGVQTTFENNKMTLVKQENFKFEDVNFELNNTPDIAQTIVVTCLGLGIGCHLTGLHTLKIKETDRLEALRIELTKLGANISVTNDSLTLLPSQNINHNVKIATYNDHRMAMAFAPLALKVPIIIEDAEVVSKSYPDFWNDLKALNFEVSEL; encoded by the coding sequence ATGAATTTAAAATTAAGCACGAATTCACCATTCACCATTGATAATTCTCAGTTAAATATAACCGGATCAAAAAGCGAAACCAATCGTTTATTATTACTTAAAGCATTATTTCCCAATATTACACTTGCTAATACCTCAAATTCTGATGATAGTGAAGTAATGCAAAAAGCATTGATTGGAAATGAAGAAATTGTAGATATTCATCATGCAGGAACTGCAATGCGTTTTTTAACAGCTTACTTTGCTGTAAATGAAGGGCGAGAAGTTGTAATGACAGGTTCGGGCAGAATGCAGGAACGTCCGATAAAAATTTTAGTAGAAGCTTTAGGGCAATTGGGTGTTGAAATCTCTTATGAAAAAGAAGAAGGTTATCCGCCAATTCGAATCAAAGGAAAAAAAGTTACAGCTTCAAAAGTAACTTTGGCTGCAAATGTGAGCAGTCAGTATATTTCGGCACTTTTATTAGTGGCTTCAAAATTAGATAATGGTTTAGAATTAACTTTAGAAGGAGAAATCACTTCAATTCCGTACATTAAAATGACTTTGGCTTTGCTGAACGATTTAGATATTCAAACCAGTTTTGAAGGAAACGTAATCAAAGTATATCCAAAAACCGAAGTTGCATCAAAAGAAATGGTTGTAGAATCTGATTGGAGTTCGGCATCTTACTTTTTTAGTTTAGTAGCTTTGGCAAATTCAGCTTCACTGACGTTAAGCAGTTATAAAAAAGACAGTTTGCAAGGTGATTCAGAACTGGTTTCACTTTATGAAAAAATAGGCGTTCAGACTACTTTCGAAAACAACAAAATGACTTTGGTAAAACAAGAAAATTTTAAGTTTGAAGATGTAAATTTTGAATTAAACAATACGCCGGATATTGCACAAACAATAGTTGTTACTTGTTTAGGTCTTGGAATTGGATGTCATTTAACAGGACTTCATACTTTAAAAATTAAAGAAACAGACCGACTTGAAGCGCTTCGAATTGAACTTACAAAACTTGGAGCCAATATTTCTGTTACAAATGATTCCTTGACTTTACTGCCTTCGCAAAATATCAATCATAACGTAAAAATTGCGACTTATAATGATCATCGAATGGCAATGGCATTTGCTCCCTTAGCTCTTAAAGTTCCAATTATTATTGAAGATGCCGAAGTAGTTTCAAAATCATATCCTGATTTCTGGAATGATTTAAAAGCATTGAATTTTGAAGTTTCAGAATTGTAA
- a CDS encoding nucleotide pyrophosphohydrolase, producing MDLKNAQLDVDTWIKEHGVRYFNELTNMAQLTEEVGEVARIIARRYGEQSEKESDKNKDLGEELADVVFVVLCLANQTGIDLQAAFDKKMDLKSVRDKDRHKNNDKLK from the coding sequence ATGGATTTAAAAAATGCACAACTTGACGTTGATACCTGGATAAAAGAACATGGGGTTCGCTATTTTAACGAGTTAACCAATATGGCACAACTTACTGAAGAAGTAGGTGAAGTTGCCCGAATTATTGCGCGACGTTATGGCGAACAATCAGAAAAAGAAAGTGATAAAAATAAAGATTTAGGCGAAGAACTTGCCGATGTTGTTTTTGTAGTGCTGTGTCTTGCAAATCAAACCGGAATAGATTTACAGGCTGCTTTCGATAAAAAAATGGATTTAAAATCGGTAAGAGACAAGGATCGTCATAAAAACAATGATAAATTGAAATAA
- a CDS encoding DUF3857 domain-containing protein, producing MRFESVVLVIFLLFGISKIKAQNYELNKVTIEELQEKVNAKDTSAPAAILFKKGKTYFTYNSGIGFTAQHVYEFKIKIYKTEGLSWANHIVSYYVGYENLKDDTVNFSNAVTYNLENGAIVKTKLNSEGSFKNKINKYWNQATITLPNVKVGSIIEFKYILKSENLVRLPDFDFQYDIPVNFFEYKTEIPEFFIYKTLLIGDHKIESKLDVVASGQLYASGYKQINSLYTAQNIPALKNEKFVDNIDNYKGAIQNELERKRFPDEPVVDLTKTWEGVTKTIYKNENFGDQLKLNDYFSVDLKALLQDISNPKERLNAIFKFVQNKMNWNKERGYYVDKGVKKAYEARTGNVAEINFILISMLKSAGIEVSPILVSTIENGTPVFPNRTVFNCVIAAAEIDGKKILLDATNKFTTPNVLPLNLLNWKGRLIKEDGDSEEIELIPAIASKDNYTLMATINPNLRKIDGSLRIRRADYSAFSFREENADKSEDSYLEKLENDLSKIEINDYTIENKSDDLSQPVVEKFNFMLNNPYDVIDGKIFLKPLLFFADNRNPFVQEQRQMPIYFGYPHQYTYNIFLEVPDGYEVESLPKPLRIMTENKDAAYMMNMAAEENKIQIQVTKEINRAIFAASDYDMLKEFFQKIIVSQNEKIVLKKI from the coding sequence ATGAGGTTTGAGAGTGTAGTGTTGGTTATTTTTCTGCTTTTTGGCATTTCAAAGATTAAAGCTCAAAATTATGAATTAAACAAAGTAACAATTGAGGAATTACAGGAAAAAGTAAACGCAAAAGATACCAGCGCTCCGGCCGCAATTTTGTTTAAAAAAGGGAAAACTTATTTTACTTATAATTCCGGTATCGGTTTTACAGCTCAGCATGTTTATGAATTTAAAATAAAAATTTATAAAACCGAAGGGTTAAGCTGGGCAAATCATATTGTTTCTTATTATGTTGGATATGAAAATTTGAAAGATGACACTGTCAATTTTTCAAATGCCGTAACGTACAACCTTGAAAATGGCGCAATTGTAAAAACAAAATTAAATAGCGAAGGCAGTTTCAAAAACAAAATAAATAAATATTGGAATCAGGCAACCATTACGCTGCCAAATGTAAAAGTAGGTTCGATTATAGAATTTAAGTATATTTTAAAGTCAGAAAATCTTGTTCGGCTTCCGGATTTTGATTTTCAATATGATATTCCGGTAAATTTCTTTGAATATAAAACTGAAATACCAGAATTCTTTATTTATAAAACATTACTGATTGGTGACCATAAAATTGAATCAAAACTGGATGTCGTTGCAAGCGGGCAATTATACGCAAGCGGTTACAAACAAATAAATAGTTTGTACACTGCTCAAAATATTCCGGCACTAAAGAACGAGAAATTTGTAGACAATATAGATAATTACAAAGGAGCAATACAAAATGAACTTGAGAGAAAGAGATTTCCTGATGAACCCGTTGTAGATCTCACAAAAACCTGGGAAGGCGTTACCAAAACGATCTATAAAAATGAAAATTTTGGAGATCAGCTTAAACTTAACGATTATTTTTCAGTTGATTTAAAAGCTTTATTGCAAGATATAAGTAATCCAAAAGAACGATTGAATGCCATTTTTAAGTTTGTTCAAAATAAAATGAACTGGAATAAGGAAAGAGGATATTATGTAGATAAAGGAGTTAAAAAAGCATACGAGGCAAGAACAGGAAATGTTGCTGAGATAAATTTTATACTGATTTCAATGTTAAAAAGTGCCGGAATTGAAGTAAGCCCGATTTTAGTAAGTACAATTGAAAATGGGACTCCGGTGTTTCCAAACAGAACCGTTTTTAATTGTGTTATTGCGGCTGCCGAAATTGACGGAAAGAAAATTTTATTAGACGCCACAAATAAATTTACAACACCAAATGTTTTACCATTAAACCTTTTAAACTGGAAAGGCAGACTTATAAAAGAAGATGGTGATTCAGAAGAAATTGAGCTGATTCCTGCAATTGCGTCAAAAGACAATTATACTTTGATGGCAACTATAAATCCAAATCTCAGAAAAATAGATGGATCATTAAGAATAAGAAGGGCAGATTATTCGGCATTTAGTTTTAGAGAAGAAAATGCAGATAAAAGCGAAGACTCCTATCTTGAAAAATTAGAAAATGATTTGAGTAAAATCGAGATCAATGATTATACAATTGAAAATAAAAGCGACGATTTATCACAGCCGGTTGTTGAAAAGTTCAATTTTATGCTCAATAATCCTTATGATGTTATAGATGGAAAAATATTTTTAAAACCATTATTGTTCTTTGCAGATAACCGAAATCCATTTGTTCAGGAACAAAGGCAAATGCCAATTTATTTTGGATATCCGCATCAATACACTTACAATATTTTTTTAGAAGTTCCGGATGGTTATGAAGTTGAATCTTTGCCAAAACCATTGCGTATTATGACAGAAAATAAAGATGCTGCTTATATGATGAATATGGCTGCAGAAGAAAATAAAATACAAATTCAGGTGACAAAAGAAATAAACAGAGCTATTTTTGCAGCATCAGACTATGATATGCTGAAAGAATTTTTTCAGAAAATTATTGTTAGTCAAAATGAAAAAATTGTTCTTAAAAAAATATAA
- a CDS encoding DUF3857 domain-containing protein, whose translation MKFIKFFTLFAFLFFVSKITAQEFKLGKVSIDELKEKRHSKDTSAVAAILYKKGNSKVEYNQNDGFVLTTEVETRIKIYKKEGYNYANQTIGYSISGGSKENVQISDANTFNLVNGKIEKTKLKSDGIFDELVNKFLGRKKITMPNISEGSVIEFKYTVKAPYVSWMRDWKFQYDIPVNHSEFTTYIPEYYVYNVMQKGYVFPKVTSDRKTAAVILTSKERPDARGVGGATSFSQDKIEYFEDKTTYVIDNLPAIKEESFVNNIDNYRSALSYELSVIKWPNKPIEAYSSDWSSVVKTIYNYDDFGAELNKTGYFEEDVKAVLAGANTSDEKIFAILNYVKSKVKWDEYQSYTCDKGVKKAYQEKVGNCAEINLMLTAMLRYAGLTANPVLVSTRSNGIPLFPNRTAFNYVIAAVETPNGNILLDATDKFSTPNTLPLRALNWNGRLIRKDGTSEEVDLMPKKVSGDNIFMNYSIDSEGKITGKTRRQYTDYNAMITRDNISGLKEEEYLEKLENRNNKIEISEYSKTNEKDLLLPVIETYSFAGTNLCELIGGKIYINPMLFFTEDKNPFKQEVREYPVDFGFPFADKYNITIQIPEGFAVETLPAPAVMTMEDNLGAFKYNIAVSGNVLQLVVAHQINDAIVSSEKYEMLKEYYKAMIAKQTEKIVLKRI comes from the coding sequence ATGAAATTTATTAAATTTTTTACCCTTTTTGCTTTTTTATTTTTTGTTTCGAAAATTACAGCACAGGAATTTAAATTAGGAAAAGTGTCTATCGACGAACTAAAAGAGAAAAGACATTCAAAAGATACATCAGCTGTTGCGGCTATTCTGTATAAAAAAGGCAATTCGAAAGTGGAATATAATCAGAATGATGGATTTGTTTTAACGACTGAAGTTGAGACCCGTATAAAAATATATAAAAAAGAGGGTTACAATTATGCAAACCAAACAATAGGTTATTCTATTTCAGGTGGCTCAAAAGAAAATGTTCAAATATCAGATGCAAATACTTTTAATTTAGTAAATGGAAAAATTGAAAAGACAAAATTGAAAAGCGATGGTATATTCGATGAGCTTGTAAATAAGTTTCTAGGAAGAAAAAAAATTACAATGCCAAATATATCTGAAGGCTCGGTAATTGAATTTAAATATACGGTTAAAGCCCCTTATGTTTCATGGATGCGTGATTGGAAATTTCAATATGATATTCCTGTAAATCATTCAGAATTCACAACTTATATACCAGAGTATTATGTTTATAATGTAATGCAGAAAGGATATGTTTTTCCAAAAGTTACTTCAGATAGAAAAACAGCCGCGGTTATTCTTACGAGCAAGGAGAGACCAGACGCTAGAGGTGTTGGTGGAGCAACTTCTTTTTCTCAAGATAAAATAGAATATTTTGAAGACAAAACAACGTATGTAATTGATAATTTACCAGCGATAAAAGAAGAATCTTTTGTAAATAATATTGATAATTACAGATCAGCTTTATCTTATGAGTTATCTGTTATTAAGTGGCCAAACAAGCCAATAGAAGCGTATTCTTCAGATTGGAGCTCTGTTGTAAAAACAATTTACAACTATGATGATTTTGGGGCAGAACTAAATAAAACAGGTTATTTTGAAGAGGATGTAAAAGCTGTTTTAGCCGGAGCAAATACTTCTGACGAAAAAATCTTTGCTATTTTGAATTATGTTAAATCAAAAGTAAAATGGGATGAATATCAAAGTTATACTTGTGATAAAGGTGTGAAAAAAGCATATCAGGAAAAAGTTGGTAATTGTGCCGAAATAAACCTGATGCTTACTGCAATGTTGCGTTATGCCGGATTAACAGCAAACCCGGTTTTAGTAAGTACACGTTCGAACGGAATTCCTTTATTTCCTAATAGAACTGCCTTTAATTATGTAATTGCGGCAGTAGAAACTCCAAACGGAAATATATTACTTGATGCAACTGATAAATTTTCAACTCCAAATACTTTACCGTTACGAGCATTAAACTGGAATGGACGTTTAATTAGAAAAGACGGAACATCTGAAGAAGTTGATTTGATGCCGAAAAAAGTTTCAGGTGATAATATTTTTATGAATTACAGCATAGATTCTGAAGGAAAGATTACAGGAAAAACAAGAAGGCAATATACAGACTATAATGCAATGATTACCAGAGATAATATTAGTGGTCTAAAAGAAGAAGAATATCTTGAAAAACTGGAAAATCGAAATAATAAAATCGAAATAAGTGAGTATTCTAAAACAAATGAAAAAGATCTTTTACTACCTGTCATAGAAACATACTCTTTTGCAGGAACAAATTTATGTGAGCTTATTGGGGGGAAAATTTATATAAATCCAATGCTGTTTTTTACCGAAGATAAAAATCCATTTAAACAGGAAGTTAGAGAATATCCGGTAGATTTTGGTTTTCCTTTTGCAGACAAGTATAATATTACCATTCAAATTCCTGAAGGATTCGCCGTTGAAACATTGCCTGCACCTGCAGTAATGACAATGGAAGATAATTTAGGGGCTTTTAAATATAATATTGCAGTAAGCGGAAATGTTTTACAATTAGTAGTTGCACATCAAATTAATGATGCAATTGTTTCTTCTGAAAAATATGAAATGCTAAAAGAATATTATAAAGCAATGATTGCAAAACAAACCGAAAAAATAGTTTTAAAAAGAATATAA
- a CDS encoding DUF3857 domain-containing protein translates to MKNPVFTLLFLFFTLISSAQKSEYPVFTVSDSLKQNANTVVRLDQTDITILSQRLMNTKSHRIVTVFNEKGFDDIDAYEFYDKSSSVKNIEAIIYDASGKEIKKIKRKDFKDQSVVSGGTLFSDNRYLFLDYTPVSYPFTVEFNSEVQTSSTAFIPRWMPLRSFNTSIEKSSLNVIYPADLGFKKKEFQFSDFNVKKVTETNTQLSYTANNILAQKQEDYSPSYRDLFPKVMMGLEHFHLEGVDGTATNWVDFGKWYSEKILSGTTDLPEETKAKIKAVVGDEKDPIKKAKLVYDFVQKKSRYVSIQVGIGGWKPMLATDVDRLGYGDCKALTNYTKALLQAVDVPSYNTVLYGDSYKTNIESDFVSMQGNHMILSIPNGNHYTWLECTSQDDPFGYQGTFTDDRDVLVIKPEGGEIVRTKIYDDKSNTQIDKGSYTIDENGNFSGSLSIVSEGSQYSSKSRIEHFQPTEKEKHYKEYWGSINNLKLDKITFLNDKENVRFTENIQVSASNYGSISTNKLIFPVDAFNQNLGNVKRIRNRKNPFQIQRGYLDSDEIEINLPAGFTIEFLPSNYELKGKFGEYKTEIIKKENNKLVYKRSMFLNKGKYSNKEYDEYRLFIEQVSRNDNAKIILTKN, encoded by the coding sequence ATGAAAAACCCCGTTTTCACGTTACTTTTTTTATTTTTTACACTTATTTCTTCTGCTCAAAAGAGCGAATATCCTGTATTCACAGTTTCTGATAGTCTTAAACAAAATGCTAATACGGTAGTTCGTTTAGATCAAACCGATATTACTATTTTGTCGCAGCGACTGATGAATACTAAAAGTCATCGTATTGTAACAGTCTTTAATGAAAAAGGTTTTGATGATATCGATGCTTATGAGTTTTACGATAAATCAAGTTCGGTTAAAAATATAGAAGCAATAATCTATGATGCTTCGGGAAAAGAAATCAAAAAAATAAAGAGAAAAGATTTTAAAGATCAAAGTGTTGTTAGTGGCGGAACGTTATTTTCTGACAACCGATATCTTTTTCTGGATTACACGCCTGTTTCATATCCTTTTACTGTGGAATTTAATAGTGAAGTTCAAACGTCATCAACAGCTTTTATTCCAAGATGGATGCCTTTAAGGAGTTTTAATACAAGTATTGAGAAATCTTCTTTAAACGTTATTTATCCCGCAGATCTGGGTTTTAAAAAGAAAGAATTTCAATTCTCAGATTTTAATGTCAAAAAAGTAACGGAGACTAATACACAGCTTTCGTATACGGCCAACAATATTTTAGCTCAAAAACAAGAAGATTACAGTCCGTCATACAGAGATTTATTTCCTAAAGTAATGATGGGTTTAGAGCATTTTCACTTAGAAGGTGTTGATGGAACTGCTACCAATTGGGTGGATTTTGGAAAGTGGTATTCTGAAAAAATATTATCCGGAACAACAGATTTGCCCGAAGAAACAAAAGCAAAAATAAAAGCCGTTGTTGGCGATGAAAAGGATCCGATAAAGAAAGCAAAATTGGTTTATGACTTCGTTCAGAAAAAATCAAGATATGTGAGTATTCAGGTTGGAATTGGCGGCTGGAAACCAATGTTGGCAACAGATGTTGATCGATTGGGTTATGGCGATTGTAAAGCATTAACAAATTACACAAAAGCACTTTTGCAAGCGGTTGATGTTCCGTCATACAATACGGTTTTATACGGAGACAGTTATAAAACGAATATCGAATCTGACTTTGTTTCGATGCAGGGAAATCATATGATTTTATCAATTCCAAACGGCAATCATTATACATGGCTTGAATGCACAAGTCAGGATGATCCTTTTGGTTATCAGGGAACTTTTACTGATGACAGAGATGTTTTGGTGATTAAACCGGAAGGCGGAGAAATTGTACGAACTAAAATTTATGATGATAAAAGTAATACGCAAATCGATAAAGGAAGTTATACGATAGACGAAAATGGAAATTTTTCGGGTTCACTTTCGATCGTTTCAGAAGGTTCACAATACAGTTCAAAATCAAGAATAGAACATTTTCAGCCTACAGAGAAAGAAAAACATTATAAAGAATATTGGGGAAGTATCAATAATCTAAAACTGGATAAGATTACTTTTTTAAACGATAAGGAAAATGTTCGTTTTACCGAAAATATACAGGTGAGTGCCTCAAATTATGGAAGTATTTCAACAAACAAATTGATATTTCCGGTTGATGCTTTCAATCAAAATTTAGGAAATGTGAAACGCATCAGAAACAGAAAAAATCCATTTCAGATTCAGCGTGGATATTTAGATTCTGATGAAATCGAAATCAATTTACCGGCAGGTTTTACGATCGAATTTCTGCCTTCAAATTATGAATTGAAAGGGAAATTTGGAGAATACAAAACAGAAATCATTAAAAAAGAAAATAACAAACTCGTTTACAAACGCTCAATGTTTTTAAATAAAGGAAAATATTCGAATAAAGAATATGATGAATATCGCCTTTTTATAGAACAAGTATCAAGAAATGATAATGCTAAAATTATATTAACCAAGAACTAA
- the dtd gene encoding D-aminoacyl-tRNA deacylase produces MKIVLQRVSSASVTVDGNKTADIQKGLLVLVGIEDLDTKEDIDWLVGKIIKMRIFGDENDVMNCSVQDIDGEIIVVSQFTLHASTKKGNRPSYIKASKPEFAIPMYENFVQSLEKEFNKKIQTGIFGADMKVSLLNDGPVTIVMDSKNKE; encoded by the coding sequence ATGAAAATTGTTCTTCAAAGAGTTTCTTCGGCTTCAGTAACTGTTGATGGAAATAAAACAGCCGATATTCAAAAAGGTTTATTGGTTTTAGTTGGAATTGAAGACTTAGATACAAAGGAAGATATTGATTGGCTGGTTGGGAAAATCATTAAAATGAGAATCTTTGGAGATGAAAATGACGTCATGAATTGCTCAGTTCAGGATATTGATGGCGAAATAATTGTTGTAAGTCAGTTTACACTTCATGCTTCAACAAAAAAAGGAAATCGTCCATCTTATATAAAAGCTTCAAAACCAGAATTTGCGATTCCGATGTACGAGAATTTTGTTCAGTCTTTAGAAAAGGAATTCAATAAGAAAATACAAACCGGAATTTTTGGTGCTGATATGAAAGTCAGCTTATTAAATGACGGACCCGTTACAATTGTGATGGACAGTAAAAACAAGGAGTAA